TTAGTCTTGCGTTGTGCGTTTCCCCATCTAACCAACTAAGATCACGAAAAAATACGACATTCGGGTTGAATGCCGCATTTTAGTTTGGTTTAGCTACTTGTTTGTTTCAACATCCAATGCATGTTTGGCCGCAAGCGCACGACCAAAATCAGTTTCATCAAAATGATCAATGATTTGCTGAAGCGCGGTCGCACTTAAACTGGCCCCAAATAACGGACTGCCGGGTTCAGTCATAATACCATCCGCCAGTCGGGGATAGCTAATGGGATCAAACCCAAGCGTCTCCACAAAGTGGGCCACAGTTGCTACGGCTTGGGGCTCATCACCAGCTACCAATAGGGCCTTCCGCGCCGGATCGCCATTAGGTCTGGCGTCTTCTTGCAGATTATGATAACCCATATGGTTCAGTGTTTTAACCAGATGGCTCCCTTTGAAGTATTGCTGGACTTGTTCGCTGGAG
This Lactiplantibacillus plantarum DNA region includes the following protein-coding sequences:
- a CDS encoding NADPH-dependent F420 reductase, yielding MTVKNVGILGAGKVGIVLAELALAAGYDVRISGSGKVSKIELTIQTLVPGAIASENQDVIANSELIILALPLSRYRQIPATALDGKLVIDAMNYWWETDGVREEVLDPQTSSSEQVQQYFKGSHLVKTLNHMGYHNLQEDARPNGDPARKALLVAGDEPQAVATVAHFVETLGFDPISYPRLADGIMTEPGSPLFGASLSATALQQIIDHFDETDFGRALAAKHALDVETNK